From the genome of Pelobacter propionicus DSM 2379, one region includes:
- a CDS encoding FmdE family protein yields MDMTEWERCVAFHGHECPGLAIGIKVCQAAQKHLGIGFSADEQVVCVTENDACCVDGIQFIAGCSVGKGNLIFRNRGKMAFTFFRRDTGQGARFVLKSSVSRGDMERPAYQRALLEIDPDELFDVKEPPFALPETARLFPGVICEQCGETTAEPMIRLKEGRRLCLDCCEGYTRGW; encoded by the coding sequence ATGGATATGACGGAATGGGAAAGGTGCGTCGCCTTTCACGGCCATGAGTGCCCCGGCCTTGCCATCGGCATCAAGGTCTGCCAGGCGGCACAGAAACATCTGGGGATAGGATTTTCAGCGGACGAGCAGGTGGTCTGCGTCACCGAGAACGACGCCTGCTGCGTGGACGGGATCCAGTTCATCGCCGGCTGCAGCGTGGGCAAGGGAAACCTGATCTTCCGCAACCGGGGCAAGATGGCCTTCACCTTCTTCCGGCGGGACACCGGCCAGGGGGCGCGTTTCGTCCTCAAGAGTTCGGTCTCGCGGGGGGATATGGAGCGCCCCGCCTATCAGCGGGCGCTTCTGGAGATAGACCCGGATGAGCTCTTCGACGTCAAGGAGCCCCCCTTTGCCCTGCCGGAAACGGCGCGCCTGTTTCCGGGGGTGATCTGCGAGCAGTGCGGCGAGACCACAGCCGAGCCGATGATCCGGCTTAAGGAGGGGCGCAGGCTCTGCCTTGACTGCTGTGAGGGCTACACACGGGGATGGTGA
- a CDS encoding omptin family outer membrane protease, with the protein MIKTPDNDRLGISLAAPLLVHSLFLLAVLAASPLCAAESDGLTSLTPYLSLGAKTKRLFNSHTSYEFGNPLPPHQKPFSRLEFPLDSWWGGAELRANYRRLSIGVEALRNLNGDVDGMMKDSDWDDDLRPDVRTIYSESKCRMEPSYMVRGDMDLEVADRIGLPLWVSLRPLIGFRWQSFHLVTHDGVQYEEGGSIALPGDGISFWQTYWQYFIGLRSDIDLGRLLDVGGLNLLMQLDWAYVEGDNSDHHLLRTGKRYTYENTHGDAWHASLGLRKSLYDSLSLAVEAEYLRLKTTGSHRIVNDDIGLDYTWSHGVKVWSQQASVSVSLEYRF; encoded by the coding sequence ATGATAAAAACTCCCGATAACGACCGACTGGGGATCTCCCTCGCTGCCCCTCTCCTTGTGCATAGCCTGTTCCTCCTGGCGGTTTTGGCCGCGTCACCCCTGTGTGCGGCAGAAAGCGATGGACTGACCTCCCTGACCCCGTACCTTTCCCTGGGTGCGAAGACGAAACGCCTCTTCAACAGTCACACTTCGTACGAATTCGGCAACCCTCTGCCCCCCCATCAGAAACCGTTCAGTCGTTTGGAGTTTCCCCTCGATTCCTGGTGGGGCGGGGCGGAGCTCAGGGCGAACTACCGCCGGTTGTCCATCGGCGTGGAAGCGCTCAGAAACCTTAACGGGGATGTGGATGGGATGATGAAGGACTCGGACTGGGATGATGATCTCAGGCCGGATGTGCGCACCATCTACAGCGAGTCGAAATGTCGCATGGAGCCCAGTTACATGGTCAGGGGGGACATGGACCTGGAGGTGGCGGACAGGATCGGTCTTCCCCTGTGGGTCAGCCTCCGCCCTCTGATCGGTTTTCGCTGGCAGAGTTTCCATCTCGTTACCCATGACGGGGTGCAGTACGAAGAGGGGGGCTCGATTGCCTTGCCGGGAGACGGGATCAGTTTCTGGCAGACCTACTGGCAGTATTTCATCGGTTTGCGCTCTGACATCGACCTGGGGCGGCTCTTGGATGTGGGTGGCCTGAACCTGCTCATGCAGCTGGATTGGGCCTATGTGGAGGGGGACAACAGCGACCACCATCTCCTCAGGACAGGAAAGCGCTACACCTACGAAAATACCCATGGGGATGCCTGGCACGCCTCCCTGGGACTGAGAAAGAGCCTCTATGACTCCCTGTCTCTGGCAGTGGAGGCGGAATATCTCAGGCTGAAAACCACCGGTTCACACCGGATTGTCAACGATGACATAGGTCTTGATTATACCTGGTCCCACGGGGTCAAGGTCTGGTCGCAACAGGCGAGCGTCTCCGTCTCGCTGGAGTACCGCTTCTAG
- a CDS encoding ATP-binding protein, protein MHFPFTAIVGQEQLKTALILNVIDPGVGGLLVMGEKGTAKSTAVRALAELLPQLTVVRECRFHCQPDAELCSFCQERKKEAPLTLGQRKMRVVELPLGITEDRLIGTLDIEHAIKQGEKRFEPGLLADANRNFLYVDEVNLLEDHIIDLLLDSAAMGVNSVEREGISFSHPARFILVGTMNPEEGDLRPQLLDRFGLCVQVSGLHGKEQRMDILRRKAAFDSDATAFGVQWREQQEELAQRIVDARERLNSVELTDSALEKIVTITSALQLDGHRADIVIMKSARALAAYRGLPDVGSAEIRDGALLALPHRQKRLPFEELGSERGRLERVLEESLP, encoded by the coding sequence ATGCATTTTCCATTTACGGCCATTGTCGGCCAGGAACAACTGAAGACGGCCCTGATCCTGAACGTGATCGATCCGGGCGTCGGCGGGCTACTGGTGATGGGGGAAAAGGGAACCGCCAAGAGCACCGCCGTGCGCGCCCTGGCGGAACTGCTTCCCCAGCTGACGGTTGTGCGGGAGTGCCGCTTTCACTGCCAGCCGGACGCTGAGCTGTGCAGTTTCTGCCAAGAGCGAAAAAAAGAAGCTCCGCTTACGCTGGGGCAAAGGAAGATGCGGGTGGTGGAACTTCCCCTGGGGATCACCGAGGACCGCCTGATCGGCACCCTGGACATCGAACACGCCATCAAACAGGGGGAGAAGCGTTTCGAGCCGGGGCTTTTGGCCGATGCCAACCGCAACTTCCTCTACGTGGACGAGGTCAACCTGCTGGAGGACCACATCATCGACCTGCTGCTGGACTCGGCCGCCATGGGGGTCAACAGCGTGGAGCGGGAGGGGATCTCCTTCAGCCACCCTGCCCGTTTCATCCTGGTGGGAACCATGAACCCTGAAGAAGGTGATCTGCGACCCCAGCTGCTTGACCGATTCGGGCTCTGCGTACAGGTGAGCGGTCTGCACGGAAAGGAGCAGCGCATGGATATCCTGCGCCGCAAGGCAGCCTTCGACAGTGACGCCACAGCCTTTGGCGTCCAATGGCGGGAACAGCAGGAGGAACTGGCACAGCGCATCGTCGATGCCCGCGAACGTCTGAACAGTGTTGAGTTGACCGACAGCGCCCTGGAAAAGATCGTCACCATCACCTCGGCCCTGCAACTGGACGGCCACCGGGCCGACATCGTGATCATGAAGAGCGCCCGTGCCCTGGCAGCCTACCGCGGACTCCCGGACGTGGGGAGCGCGGAGATCCGTGATGGGGCACTGCTGGCCCTGCCCCACCGACAGAAACGGCTCCCCTTCGAGGAATTGGGGAGTGAACGGGGCAGGCTGGAAAGAGTTCTGGAAGAGAGCCTGCCGTGA
- a CDS encoding VWA domain-containing protein, producing MKFSQFIGQEDAGLGLLLNAVDPRCGGLLLVGGRGSGKSTLARLARGIIPAHLPFVELPLNVTEESLLGGIDLEQTLASGRPVLQPGIISRANGGVVFVDDINLLSRELLALLMEPQSRGMEIIQREGLTEQRESSFVILATMNPEEGDLSPHLADRIGLCAVMEEQNGRDERLAIMRLAKETPFFTVEHDREAMDLISVARGLLPEVRFSAQALEHLQQVVQRNISPGHRGDLFLYHAARACAALQGAADVEKEHIDRVANLVFSHRRLQLREEEQNSTEPEQPHDQDQQQNNEQRDDQGEQPPPPENGQDENDRHPSGEGEHESTVSMGESAQREEIMGVGAPFKLRRLSFRKDRRKRQANGRRTRTRIKGRGGRYVKSLLSSTEHDIAIDATLRACAPFQKARNRQGMLKIEQDDLRFRQRERRMGHLVLFVVDGSGSMGARQRMMETKGAVQSLLLDCYQKRDKVAMIVFRKDRAELVLPPTASVELAARRLAELPVGGKTPLASGLLKTHRLVRRTSMHHPEQRILVVLITDGRGNQHLTPETRKEEVSNLAGLLMEEPQCDFIVIDTEHKGNFLRSDLAMDLARQLEAEYYTIEALKSEYLAGMVQARMPG from the coding sequence GTGAAATTCAGCCAGTTCATCGGCCAGGAGGATGCCGGGCTGGGGCTGCTGCTGAACGCCGTCGATCCGCGCTGCGGCGGGCTTTTGCTGGTGGGAGGCAGGGGGAGCGGCAAATCCACCCTGGCCCGCCTGGCACGGGGCATCATCCCGGCCCACCTCCCCTTCGTCGAGCTGCCGCTGAATGTCACCGAAGAGTCGCTTTTGGGGGGCATCGACCTGGAACAGACCCTGGCCAGCGGCCGACCTGTCCTACAACCGGGCATCATCTCGCGGGCGAATGGTGGCGTTGTCTTTGTGGACGACATCAACCTGCTCTCCCGGGAACTGCTGGCGCTCTTGATGGAACCCCAGTCACGGGGTATGGAGATCATCCAGCGGGAGGGTCTGACCGAACAGAGAGAGAGCAGCTTTGTCATCCTGGCCACCATGAACCCTGAAGAGGGAGACCTGTCGCCGCACCTGGCCGACCGCATCGGCCTCTGCGCCGTCATGGAGGAGCAGAACGGCCGCGATGAGCGTCTGGCCATCATGCGCCTGGCCAAAGAGACTCCCTTTTTTACCGTCGAGCATGACCGGGAAGCCATGGACCTTATCAGTGTCGCCCGGGGTCTGCTGCCGGAGGTCAGGTTTTCAGCCCAGGCCCTGGAGCATCTTCAACAGGTCGTGCAACGGAACATCAGCCCCGGCCACCGGGGCGACCTGTTTCTCTACCATGCGGCCCGAGCCTGTGCCGCATTGCAGGGCGCAGCCGATGTGGAAAAGGAGCACATCGACCGGGTCGCCAACCTGGTCTTCAGCCACCGTCGCCTGCAACTCCGTGAAGAGGAGCAGAACTCCACCGAGCCGGAGCAGCCGCACGACCAGGACCAGCAGCAGAACAACGAACAGCGCGACGACCAGGGCGAACAGCCGCCTCCACCGGAGAACGGACAGGATGAAAACGACCGGCACCCCTCCGGTGAGGGAGAGCATGAGTCCACCGTCTCAATGGGCGAATCTGCCCAGCGGGAAGAGATCATGGGGGTGGGGGCTCCTTTCAAGCTGCGCCGCCTCAGTTTTCGCAAGGATCGCCGAAAACGCCAGGCCAACGGCCGTCGCACCAGGACCCGCATCAAGGGGCGCGGCGGGCGCTACGTCAAGAGCCTGCTCAGCTCGACCGAGCACGACATCGCCATCGACGCCACCCTGCGTGCCTGCGCCCCCTTTCAGAAGGCGCGCAATCGCCAGGGGATGCTGAAGATCGAGCAGGACGACCTGCGTTTCCGTCAGCGGGAGCGCAGGATGGGGCACCTGGTGCTGTTCGTGGTGGATGGATCCGGTTCCATGGGGGCTCGGCAGCGGATGATGGAAACCAAGGGCGCAGTCCAGTCGCTGCTCTTGGACTGTTACCAGAAACGGGACAAGGTGGCCATGATCGTCTTTCGCAAGGACCGGGCCGAACTGGTGCTGCCCCCCACGGCCAGCGTGGAGTTGGCTGCCAGGCGTCTGGCAGAGTTGCCGGTGGGGGGCAAGACCCCCCTGGCGTCCGGCCTGCTGAAAACCCACCGCCTGGTCAGGCGCACCTCTATGCACCACCCCGAACAGCGCATCCTGGTGGTACTGATCACCGATGGGAGAGGCAACCAGCACCTGACGCCGGAAACTAGGAAGGAAGAGGTATCCAACCTGGCCGGCCTGCTGATGGAGGAGCCCCAGTGCGACTTCATCGTCATCGATACCGAGCATAAGGGCAATTTCCTGCGAAGCGATCTGGCAATGGACCTGGCCCGCCAACTGGAGGCGGAGTACTACACCATCGAGGCGCTTAAGTCCGAGTACCTGGCCGGGATGGTCCAGGCCAGGATGCCCGGCTAA
- a CDS encoding CARDB domain-containing protein codes for MKQSFSRSPHLSLLVSLVVLLLLPFSAIAETGANLMQPLSVAKSSASPAGGAADLIVSNINMSPGKPNSNDQITVWTFVKNVGPVTAPASSLQLQVGGKLYPPITVPPLKVNQDWCFTTQTGPLRAWNYQITATVNPQNLVAETNYDNNKRIRKFTVAQGPQVFIRDITWNRSTKVWVAEVKNTSSARVEIGVTGFPLENGGSGMTKWANTSLAGYATFELRGDYSSFNVPAGTRLKVRVIKKGTNTVLDEKVRILD; via the coding sequence ATGAAACAAAGCTTCAGCCGCTCACCCCATCTGTCGTTGCTCGTATCCCTCGTCGTTCTGCTGCTTCTGCCCTTTTCGGCGATTGCGGAGACAGGGGCTAACCTGATGCAGCCCCTGTCGGTAGCGAAAAGTTCGGCATCACCGGCAGGTGGTGCAGCGGACCTGATCGTATCCAACATAAACATGTCACCGGGCAAACCGAACTCCAACGACCAAATCACCGTCTGGACCTTCGTCAAGAACGTCGGTCCGGTAACCGCTCCCGCCTCTTCCCTGCAACTGCAGGTGGGGGGAAAACTCTATCCACCAATCACCGTCCCCCCCCTGAAAGTCAATCAGGATTGGTGCTTTACCACCCAAACAGGACCGCTGCGCGCCTGGAATTACCAGATCACCGCCACGGTGAATCCCCAAAACCTGGTGGCGGAGACCAACTACGACAACAACAAGCGCATACGGAAGTTCACCGTCGCTCAGGGGCCGCAGGTGTTCATCAGGGACATAACCTGGAACAGGTCGACCAAAGTTTGGGTCGCTGAGGTGAAGAACACATCCTCGGCACGTGTGGAGATAGGAGTAACCGGCTTTCCCCTGGAGAACGGCGGCAGCGGCATGACCAAATGGGCCAATACATCCCTTGCCGGCTATGCAACGTTCGAACTCAGGGGCGACTACTCCTCGTTCAACGTGCCTGCCGGAACCAGGCTGAAGGTGCGCGTGATCAAGAAAGGCACGAATACCGTGCTGGATGAAAAGGTGCGCATACTGGATTAG